In Patescibacteria group bacterium, the genomic window TCAAGTCTCAATTCTAGAAGTTTAAATAGATTATCACCAGCGTTACCTTGTCTTTTTTGTGCTCTATCAAAAGTAATTTTAAACTGTTTTTCAAGTATTTGATAAGTCCATTTAGCCTTTTGTTTTTCAATCAATTGAGTAGCATACTCGGTCAATCTTCTTCTGGTCTGTTTTGCCCCATGCATTCCTGGAGGGTAATTCCTTTTAACAACTGCACACTTTGCTGTATTACAACGCTCACCTTTAAGAAAAAGCTTTTCTCCTGCTCTTCGACATTGTCTACATTTTGCGTCTAAATTTTTAGCCATATTATTTTATTCACCCAGTGGAATAATTTCTTTGAAATTTTTGTTTTACAAAATTCCACAGGGTCAAATTAAAATTTAATTATACTCTTCTAGGTTTTCTTGCTCTACAACCATTGTGAGGAACCGGAGTGATATCCTTGATTGATGTAACATTTAAACCGTTTGAGTTAAGAGCCCTAACTGCAGATTCTCTTCCTGAGCCAACACCTTTTACGAAAACAGAAACTTCTTCAAGTCCTATCTCACGAGCTTTTCCTACTGCAATTCTTGTTATAATCTGTGCTGCATATGGTGTTGATTTTTTTGGACCCTTAAAGCCGGCAACACCAGCCGATGCCCAAGAAATAACATTACCATTCAAATCAGTTAAAGTAACGATTGTATTATTATAAGTAGCTTTAACAAAAGCTTTCCCTGAAGTAATTTGTTTTAAAATTTTCTTTTTCTTTTTCTTGGCTTTTGATTTCTTGGCATTTTCAGCTTTTTTCTTTTCAAGCTTAATTCTGATTTCCTCAGGTAGCTCTTCTAAGCCTTTAATTCCATTAACTTCTTCTTTAGAACTTTTAGTTAAATCAATTTCATCAACATCATCCTTCTCATCTTTTTTTGTAACAGCTTCATCGTCAGTAGTTTTTTTTGGATCTTTTTCTACTACCTCGTCTTGATTTTTTGCTGTTGTTTTATCATCACTCATAATTTGTTTAATATAAATATTTTTTATAATTAAGTTGTTTGCGCGGTTGCTTTCTTTTGTCCACCAACAGCAACTCTTTTTCCACCACCCCTTACAGTTCTTGAGTTAGTTTTAGTCCTCTGTCCTCGTACAGAAAGTTTTTTAGTATGTCTCAATCCTCTGTATGAATTAATTTCTTTTAATCTTTTTACATTTGAAGCAACATCTCTTCTTAAATCACCTTCAACTTTGTGTGATTTTTCAATTTCAGTCCTTAGTTTGTTGGCATCCTCTTCATTGATGTCTTTTACTCTTAAATCTGGGCTAATTTTCAATTTTTCCAATATTTTTTTTGATTTATCTGGACCAATACCATAAACATAAGTCAAAGCGACTTCTACTTTTTTGTGATTTGGAATTGTTACCCCTGAAATTCTTATTGCCATATTTTTAAATATTGTTTACTTACTTTATAATAATTAACCTTGTCTCTGTTTGTGTTTTGGATTTTCACAAATACAACAAACACGACCTTTTCTTTTAATAATTTTGCAATCTTTACAAATTTTTTTTACTGATGCTCTAACTTTCATAATATTCGAAATTAAATAATTTTTGACAAAAATCCAGCCTTGAATTTCAAAACTAAAATGTTACTTCTAACTTAACTACAGTCTAAAAGTAATTCTCCCCTTACTTAAATCGTAAGGACTAATTTGAACTTTTACTTTATCTCCTGGTAGTAATCGAATTTTAAACATTCTCATTTTTCCAGAAAGATGAGCTAAAATTTCATGATCATTTTCAAGGACAACCTTAAATGTGCCGGCTGGCCTGAGTTCAAGAATTTCTCCTCTCATTTCAATAAAGTCTTTTGAACTGTCTGTGTTGTTTTCTTTTGTATTATTTCCCATTAACTAAAACTTGGCAAAATTTAAAAAGCTTACCAAATGATGGTAAATTCTAAATAAAGCTGAAATTTTTATTTCCTAGTAATTATATAGTTATTTACATACCTTGTCAAGTATTACAATAAACCTGATAAGTTTTACTTTATTTTTTGTAATTTACCAATAATATTACTAATATTAGTAGTCTTTATTCTAAAATAGCTTTTATCCTTCTGACGCCTGCGGAGGAGCTTTCTTCCTTTTTTATTTTAAATTTACCTAATTTTGCTATATTATCAACATGAGGGCCTCCACAAATTTCTTTTGAAAAAATATCACTTTTATTGCCAATTGTATAAACTTTTACTTTATCCGAATATTTTGAATCAAAAACTCCTGTCGCGCCACTTTCTTTAGCCACGTCCAGTGGGACTTCTTCAAAAGAAACAGACAAGCCTTTCCCAATTTGCTCGTTAATAATATCCTCAATTTTCTGTTTTTGTTCTGTCGTTAGTTTTTCGGAATGTGAAAAATCATATCGGAGTCTTTCTGCTGTTATGTTGCTTCCTTTTTGACTAACATGATCACCCAAAACTCTTCTCATTGCTTCTAAAAGCAAATGTGCGGTTGTATGTAGTTTTGTTGTCTCTTCAGATGTATCAGCCAAGCCACCTTTAAATTTTCCAGCGCTTGCTGTTCTTGAGAGTTCTTGGTGTTTTTTCAATTCTTCCCTGAAACCCGTCATATCAACTGTTAGTCCATTTTCTTCTGCCATTTCAACTGTCATTTCAACTGGAAATCCAAATGTCGCAAAAAGCTTAAAGGCTACATCACCTCTAATTTTTTGATTACTTGAATCAAGCAGCTTTTTTTGTTTTTCATGTTCAAAAGAAGTTAAAAGCTGTCCACTACTTTTTTTTGCAGAAACAATTTCATTAAACTCTTTTATGCCATTGATTAATGTTTTTCTAAACCTATCTTCTTCTTTGCTTATCTCCGCAATAATCATTTCACGTTTTTCTTCCATGTCGGTGTAATAACTTCCATATTCATCGATAACTACACTTGCAACACCTGATGTGAAATTTTCTTTTACGTCCAGGTCATAAGCAAAACGCACTGCCCTCCTAATCAATCTTCTAGTAAAATACCCCTGATCTTTATTATCAGGAATAGCACCATCACCTATCAGGAACGTAGCCCCTCTTAAATGGTCCATTATCACTCTAAAAGCGATAGTTTCTGTTTCATTTTCTCCATATTTTTTACCTGTAACTTCTTCGATTTTTGCTCTTAGTGTTTCAAATATATCCGACATAAAAATATCAGGAGTATCATTTACGGCGACAGCTAGTCTTTCAAGTCCTCCACCAAAATCAATATTTTGATTTTTTAATGGTTCAAAACCATCAGCAGTTTTCATAAATTGCATAAAAACATTATTTCCAATTTCAAGGAATCTACCACAATCGCAAGCTGGATGGCATGGTTCGTCTTTCCATTTTGATTTTTCGTGAAGTTTTAATTTATCACCAAAATCCCAAAACATCTCAGAATCAGGTCCGCCAGGCTCACCTACTGGCATATTCTCAGGGACACCAACTCGTGACCACCAATTTTCTTTTTCTGGATAATAAAATATTCTGCCATCTTGCATTCCATTAAGCTCGGCCAAATCAACAGCGTCTGCTTCTATGCCAACATTAGAAAATTCATTTTTCCAAAGACTAACAGCCTCATTGTCTTTATCCAGACCATATTTTTCATTACCTCTGTAAACAGAAATATACAATCTTTTTGGATCCAAGCCCAAGTCTTTAGTCAAAAATTCAAACATCCAAGGAATCTGCTTTTCCTTAAAATAATCACCAAGACTCCAGTTGCCAAGCATTTCAAACATTGTAGTATGTCTATTATCACCAACATCATCAATATCCATAGCTCTAAAACATTTTTGAGAATCAACTATTCTTACCCCTTCAGGATGAGTTTCTCCTAACAAATAATTTATCATTGGTTGCATTCCTGAGCCAGTAAAAAGTGTTGTAGGGTCATTTTCAGGCAATAAAGAAGCGCTAGGAACAATAACATGTCCTCTGTCTTTAAAAAAATCTAGATATTTTTGTCTCAATTCGCTTGCTTTCATATGTAAATATTTATTTATCAATACTTAATAAAATACTACATTATTATTATTATTATTTCAAGAATATTTTAATACTTTTCCATTAACTCGGTATTATTAACACCTAAAATAAAATATGGTTTTTGTGAATCACTTCTTTTCATTATAATCCAATAAGGCTCGTCTAAAATAAAATTTCTTGGGTCCTGAGGCTTCATTACTGCATTTCCAGGCATCACTATAGCTGCCTCATTCTCTACTCTTGCGCCCTTCTCATCCATATCAAATTTAATATTTTCAAACATCTGTGCAATAAAATAATCTTTAAAGTTTTTATTGTCTAGATATTTATTAATCAGTTCAACATAATCTCTATTATGGTCAAGGTGTAATTTAGGAGCCTCAAAACTATCTGCTGAACTAATGGTTTTTAAGTATTCTTTATTATTACTGTTAATTTCACTCAACACTATCTCCGGATTTGTCATATCATATCCTTTAGCTAGGATTAATTGGTCCTCCTGGTCTTCAAGGTCTATCCTAACAATAAATTTATCATCAGATTCATACTTAAGAACTCTTACATTATCTTTTTCAGCTCCTGTTTTTGCATAAAAACCTCTCAACTTTTCTCCATTAAAAAATACTTCTTTTTCAGTAAAAATAGTTTTGTACTCAACTTCTTTCAAGAAATAGGCATATGAAATAATATCTTTTTTAGCTAGATTCATGTCTAAGTCACCAAAGCTTTTACTTGGGAATTTCTTTTTTGACTCTTTGTTTATTATGTCAACCGTTTCTTGACCGTAGCCACTTTTAATATAATAACTCTTATCATCCAAGTCTTCTTTAGTAAAAATAGGATTATTAAGTTTTTCAATCATGGTCAAAGCTATTACATCCTCAGTCCTTAATTGCAATTTTTCATTAAGAATATTTTCATTTAAATCATTCCAAGCTAAATTCATTGCTCCACCCCAAACATAATTTTCCTTAAAATAACTACCAAGATAGTCGCCCGTGATACTTGCTTTAGTATCCTGAACAACATGAGGCTGTGCTGGTAATTTCTCAGAACAGGCTGTAAGTAAAAGTAGAGATGCAATTATTGGAATTATTATTAGCTTTTTCATAATATTTTGTAGTAAATTTTTTATAGTTTCCTTAAATAAGCTATCCAAAAGTTTCTTTTATAATTTTGTCCGGAAAATCTAGTATACCCACTTTCTTTTATTAATTTTTCTATTTTAAAATATTTTGAATACGTATTTTCAAAGTCGTCTCTAGTGAAAACTCTTTCTACAAGACCCAACACAGGCATTTTATAGGTATTTTTTTCTGGCCCAGGGTTGTTTTTAAGTAAATATTTTGCATTTTTATCACCATCCAAACACAATCCTCTTACAAAAAAATATCCGCCGGGTTTTAGACATCTTTTTACTTCACTCAAGAACACATCTCTCCCCTTCTCATCAAGTGAGTTTGAGCTTGTGACATCAATCACTAAATCGAAGGTGTTAGCTTCAAATTTTATTTTTTTTCCCAAGTCGGAAACAAAATATTCAATTTCTAGATTTTCATTTTTTGCTCTTTCTTTCGCTATTTTTATGGCAGTATTTGAAATATCCGTTGCACTAACCCTAAAACCCATAGAGGCTAAGTGGTTTGAATTCCTCCCTGTCCCACATCCTGCATCAAAGATTTTAAAACTAGAAAAATTTTTATCAATCTGTTTTTTATAATATTTTAGAAAACGAAGAAAAGTTGCCTGGGGTTTATCGTGTTTTGTAACTAGTTTTGATTCTCCCTTGTATTCATTTTCCCAAACACTAATTTGTCCCATATTATTTTCTTTTTATTTCATAAAGGAAAATTGCTAGTGCATTTGAAACGTTCAGTGATTCAATCTTGTCGGAGATATTTATCTTTAGGCTTGTTTTGGATAGCTCTTTTATTTCTAAATTAATTCCATGACTTTCACTACCAAAAACTAAAATGTATTTTTCCGGGAATGTAAAATCTGCAACGTCTTCACCATCAATAGCATCAGCTGTATAGATTGGTATTTTTTTTGAATCTTCTTTAAGAAAAGATAATTTATTGTCCTTGATTATATTAAGCTTGAATATGGCATC contains:
- the rpsK gene encoding 30S ribosomal protein S11, which codes for MKLEKKKAENAKKSKAKKKKKKILKQITSGKAFVKATYNNTIVTLTDLNGNVISWASAGVAGFKGPKKSTPYAAQIITRIAVGKAREIGLEEVSVFVKGVGSGRESAVRALNSNGLNVTSIKDITPVPHNGCRARKPRRV
- the rpsM gene encoding 30S ribosomal protein S13, whose product is MAIRISGVTIPNHKKVEVALTYVYGIGPDKSKKILEKLKISPDLRVKDINEEDANKLRTEIEKSHKVEGDLRRDVASNVKRLKEINSYRGLRHTKKLSVRGQRTKTNSRTVRGGGKRVAVGGQKKATAQTT
- the rpmJ gene encoding 50S ribosomal protein L36; protein product: MKVRASVKKICKDCKIIKRKGRVCCICENPKHKQRQG
- the infA gene encoding translation initiation factor IF-1; its protein translation is MGNNTKENNTDSSKDFIEMRGEILELRPAGTFKVVLENDHEILAHLSGKMRMFKIRLLPGDKVKVQISPYDLSKGRITFRL
- a CDS encoding alanine--tRNA ligase, which translates into the protein MKASELRQKYLDFFKDRGHVIVPSASLLPENDPTTLFTGSGMQPMINYLLGETHPEGVRIVDSQKCFRAMDIDDVGDNRHTTMFEMLGNWSLGDYFKEKQIPWMFEFLTKDLGLDPKRLYISVYRGNEKYGLDKDNEAVSLWKNEFSNVGIEADAVDLAELNGMQDGRIFYYPEKENWWSRVGVPENMPVGEPGGPDSEMFWDFGDKLKLHEKSKWKDEPCHPACDCGRFLEIGNNVFMQFMKTADGFEPLKNQNIDFGGGLERLAVAVNDTPDIFMSDIFETLRAKIEEVTGKKYGENETETIAFRVIMDHLRGATFLIGDGAIPDNKDQGYFTRRLIRRAVRFAYDLDVKENFTSGVASVVIDEYGSYYTDMEEKREMIIAEISKEEDRFRKTLINGIKEFNEIVSAKKSSGQLLTSFEHEKQKKLLDSSNQKIRGDVAFKLFATFGFPVEMTVEMAEENGLTVDMTGFREELKKHQELSRTASAGKFKGGLADTSEETTKLHTTAHLLLEAMRRVLGDHVSQKGSNITAERLRYDFSHSEKLTTEQKQKIEDIINEQIGKGLSVSFEEVPLDVAKESGATGVFDSKYSDKVKVYTIGNKSDIFSKEICGGPHVDNIAKLGKFKIKKEESSSAGVRRIKAILE
- a CDS encoding class I SAM-dependent methyltransferase; this translates as MGQISVWENEYKGESKLVTKHDKPQATFLRFLKYYKKQIDKNFSSFKIFDAGCGTGRNSNHLASMGFRVSATDISNTAIKIAKERAKNENLEIEYFVSDLGKKIKFEANTFDLVIDVTSSNSLDEKGRDVFLSEVKRCLKPGGYFFVRGLCLDGDKNAKYLLKNNPGPEKNTYKMPVLGLVERVFTRDDFENTYSKYFKIEKLIKESGYTRFSGQNYKRNFWIAYLRKL